In a genomic window of Equus caballus isolate H_3958 breed thoroughbred chromosome 9, TB-T2T, whole genome shotgun sequence:
- the OSGIN2 gene encoding oxidative stress-induced growth inhibitor 2 produces the protein MPVWCCRCSLAGHFRSYSDTETEGEIFNSLVQYFGDNLGRKVKAMPLVEETTLLEDSSVTLPVVVIGNGPSGICLSYMLSGYRPYLSSEAIHPNTILHSKLEEARHLSIVDQDLEYLSEGLEGRSSNPVAVLFDTLLHPDADFGYDYPSVLHWKLEQHHYIPHLVLGKGPPGGAWHNMEGSMLTISFGNWMELPGLKFKDWVSSKRRNLKGDRVMPEEIARYYKHYVKVMGLQKNFRENTYITSVSRLYRDQDDDDRPDRNISTRHLQIEKSQFIKRNWEIRGYQRVADGSHVPFCLFAENVALATGTLDSPAHLEIEGEDFPFVFHSMPEFGAAINKGKLSGKVDPVLIVGSGLSAADAVLCAYNNNIPVIHVFRRRVTDPSLIFKQLPKKLYPEYHKVYHMMCTQLYSVDSNLLSDYTSFPEHHVLSFKSDMKCILQSISGLKNIFKLSAAVVLIGSHPNLSFLKEQGCYLGHNSSQPITCKGNPVEIDAYTYECIKEANLFALGPLVGDNFVRFLKGGALGITRCLATRQKKKHLFVERGGGDGIA, from the exons aagttataGTGACACTGAAACCGAAGGAGagatttttaattctttagtGCAATATTTTGGTGATAATTTGGGGCGAAAAGTTAAAGCTATGCCATTAGTTGAAGAAACTACTTTACTTGAAGATTCATCAGTGACTTTGCCTGTGGTAGTAATAG gaaatggacCTTCAGGAATCTGCCTTTCTTATATGTTATCAGGCTATAGACCATATTTGTCATCAGAAGCAATACATCCAAATACAATCTTACATAGTAAATTAGAAGAAGCAAGACATCTTTCCATTGTTGATCAG GACTTAGAATACTTGTCTGAGGGCCTTGAGGGCCGATCATCCAATCCAGTTGCAGTACTTTTCGACACACTTCTTCATCCAGATGCTGACTTCGGGTATGATTATCCATCTGTTTTGCATTGGAAATTAGAACAACATCATTATATCCCTCACTTAGTTCTTGGTAAAGGTCCACCTGGTGGAGCTTGGCAT aaTATGGAAGGCTCCATGTTGACAATCAGCTTTGGAAATTGGATGGAGCTACCTGGACTTAAATTTAAAGATTGGGTGTCCAGCAAACGAAG AAACCTTAAAGGGGATCGAGTTATGCCAGAGGAAATAGCTCGCTACTATAAACATTATGTAAAAGTCATGGGTCTTCAGAAGAATTTCAGAGAGAATACTTACATTACGTCTGTATCAAGACTCTACAGAGATCAAGATGATGATGATCGTCCAGACAGAAATATTTCAACGCGGCATTTACAGATAGAGAAGTCACAATTTATCAAGAGAAACTGGGAGATCAGGGGTTATCAGCGAGTAGCAGATGGTTCCCACGTTCCCTTCTGTCTGTTTGCTGAGAATGTAGCTCTGGCAACTGGAACATTGGATTCTCCTGCCCATCTGGAAATTGAAGGGGAagattttccttttgtgtttcaTTCAATGCCTGAATTTGGAGCTGCTATAAACAAAGGAAAGTTGAGTGGCAAAGTGGATCCAGTGTTAATTGTAGGTTCTGGGCTTAGTGCAGCTGATGCAGTACTGTGCGCTTACAACAATAATATCCCTGTGATTCATGTATTTCGCAGACGAGTAACTGATCCAAGCTTAATTTTCAAACAGCTTCCCAAAAAGCTTTATCCAGAATACCATAAAGTCTATCATATGATGTGTACTCAGTTATATTCTGTAGACTCAAATCTTTTATCTGATTATACGAGTTTTCCTGAACACCATGTGCTTTCGTTTAAGTCGGACATGAAATGTATTCTTCAAAGCATCTCTGGATTGAAGAATATATTTAAGCTCTCTGCAGCAGTAGTATTGATAGGTTCTCATCCCAACCTGTCTTTTCTGAAGGAGCAAGGGTGTTACCTCGGTCATAACTCAAGCCAGCCAATCACATGTAAGGGTAATCCTGTGGAAATAGATGCATATACCTACGAGTGTATTAAAGAAGCTAACCTTTTTGCATTGGGTCCTTTGGTTGGAGACAATTTTGTTCGATTCTTAAAGGGAGGGGCATTGGGTATTACACGCTGTTTAGctacaagacagaagaaaaagcatttatttgttgaaagaggaggaggagatgggatAGCTTAA